From Oncorhynchus mykiss isolate Arlee chromosome 25, USDA_OmykA_1.1, whole genome shotgun sequence, a single genomic window includes:
- the LOC110504231 gene encoding uncharacterized protein LOC110504231, with translation MSRTKCTMKTTVSCEDLDQKNPSHDCGWRQRQWHSAESLMNQTSTLRWVERPQGLGLAGSEKYDGEEEEKGEEEGDQSSDCDSLFSVDSLSSVYAIALAEQLKQEKAIQSEGESEDSQMSKDSLAMESRGKHIAARPAQRRTVVVPSHSVVRGCLNPLIGKTINMASEIQPTEEGREDIGKPNEMPAEASWSHHGGPKTRVNKETGATRESLYQNQPATEPRCRDPVSKLSEELGHVHTMLTSSPCSLSSCSVGEPESLLVHTDAWSYTDAADSPRILRDSAVLRRRMVFSHGALDSNSSPSPISVDLSDCQCGFRSTGSYSAASTDSTECEHVPVEEQRLGVSTDSLNFPDSQLLQMSPLRLMMPLNHEAVCCKGYFERQLVSSEGLLKGSINDPGLHQIQSRDASAELPSHRSACAPTIDYKIQCTPSTSTLEADIFHGPPMQQVTLSSEVMFVGVADLTNYTDTSLSTYSHLSKASLLTYPKTEGEMLNETPAIQSAPNNYSGDNELCNLDGDMEEVREEEFCEASNTKDISLESEFEILQKLETKVTEQDCVLPEQDCVLPEQDCVLPEQDCVLPENDCVLPEQDCVLPEQDCVLPEQDCVLPEQEFFKVSCKNSIKKKKGLQDSFIGSLKIPKRSNGGDFVALSTVTVKNSQEVISPDDNNNTSELKDKQTSSAVDSFKLNLSCNEGHFKRDTLALVAMSVSVHISHENLSPCGHKTIDTGGHKESPFGEKAVIEKRREVEQVEEREFQVQGEKLNSESKRREVENVRLGHHHGDSNCSTSDHRISEVMKEDMRMSFIDGGGDNSNSELDSQSSQILNALPTSNPNKCDSPKGLQAVKDHQIADDPLVIIKPGSCSTSEKSCIDSEILKMDNTTDMENVSHGKVLRLSTSIKLNSMNQLSLISKENDPDHRTKISSESQLSKSFQENMREVQLKNGITDVDAREYKGQDASGCSVITPNASVNSGAASLTVKSHEIQLSLALNNRGKPEYINKPVLLPMGCSSMSTSTSTAPKEFLLSPGKVFERDVPFSHMENIKKQTGPEKYHPHRACLSNNDKQTVSRAASPEQNLKSSALQPLQNCPGTVSSVTTPPNMAFAHARDLIMDSEYEVQGESKNQCKLTSTGASGQLYLNDCHRHAAVDSLSDKIGTQCTPENIEKHHHSQPLSNNFCESQKLQEKGRKNHIEVRNELQKDPPHATNLSQELPQSKCSLSQELPQSKCSLSQELPQSKCSLSQELPQSKCSLSQELPQSKCSLSQELPQSKCSLSQEIPQSKCSSETQVDKFHKTCVTIDPDPKNKHPSVKHKTCHVEKWLKSNFASDNTKDCQMAKNEEGSRTDGPLAKSPGTLFDVPSKINSIGSSPSQITHGSSDANVKILGDICRDIMSREGNTKTSNCRQSHQFCGSSVVHYKKGKSKRFRRSKAQAPPCSSSDSTLKSPSDEEEKIPPRLDQNRSSSTRMNSGTQTNGKLEEMIQCNGGEISLVKRQSPQSKDNHTMEACTDQTPYKYDDKAGVGISLRQKEHSPNGQSPHIEKITNREKIMSSSIKETEMSHYTPKTQDFPMHFASSDINPFAHQWQEEEANQSCYKNQVFGRAADISCKSPLLDSTTKHITRCCSVDNGLNMQNSPFNSHLSTYANNKGLSSTLSSMEEDFKDQTSLKAHLKERTNQVSGVDDHNQQVTLTMSCNSSSCYNVSGDLGNSTGQVDEIMLVYDPSERAFQGNGFQRSETNTRCDQSTQTTFTQETTTQTTINHGDLQRRNNRHRKSSTQVPVLQKTTEPCRETTTWVSLQNMSEHLSQLIVNTSDLLGNVQGMRSGESLKHSLIRNVKSSSHLYSSTDWMKRDCSTKTAVDIGIQTERTLTPVQDKMSIHQTLSTERSKAHEVNVIVKVIGSEVLTVSQDKGLPLQHQLKKNLDDNIQNMPDLRLNCSTVNQRSILEPESLPHKVPSLETVQRHNHSNPAIRHRSNEDSSKSLGVSEVCHNLSEILRPESHNILRRSDPGIGYRKQVSFTDRACSPILTVGPRAGSNQSRIKYLQSLKEEQKFETQNRSKHHISDQSTPCLSYSGHNTCMSFIKNDKISGHDSLHLCDKPGDNSTTKSMGLIFLENVSALSHSRPKGSDGCSESLSSSVDNYIHNETSVVIQDEEKEMSVWHKTSQRPIWSLPSVLSSNRVAMQNHTSLVFSQTGESKHEEKSFSTFGDQLSYRRHSIDYHNSRSSERPVEHFTGAYKHSPISDSTIHVQEDDMVSLGPSECNTDVLVNTNPVTHTPNFQHSPHQLDHQRLPEDLPVHNKFTNWSGISQHPFEIGQTNSLMKPAVYLPTGHEAQRNQPEWAELESQESESSLSPEPMFHKDKKTREIERLRKEREQVMATVQLNMNPHHLTLELTEAKLHYGLGEMDTLLKMLTSGGTKEEELSPVPTKQQLYDQHRRSIESLRKDREAQLQTCRRTRSPSKHHFTRSPPQKDPRVSALPSRCRGYLQQLRQEVVTSRMIPDPPRGESEYPPEIEHLLRDYGRAREEAMTEISRARERLRERTEQEKRRLQQQTQSQMVNDDSRYWKRVSSSTLCTGSSLSLSSGPTSGYNSGNTAQLRDGSRPPLTQEVTEVLGDGLKVRSRPPICGSQSVKTQRAWLSAQDVCLKPGVSGYDPLMSSSPSSPTNLRQRTSSFGSASSISTAYQDFTSCLLGRAMAEVRLAAASDMGNLVMGKAADGWRYQGVERGVQAFYKPSSSPSVHCFLGAVELERPLASLWSMVRDHSKTHLYHEAIRSAWTRPLDDSTQLVYLLTDPSSCHLKQPRDFCCISTQSQQDELCVLAMQSVFEESLPRPSVEAVRGEMLPSAWVLQPITRHVREVVRVIYLLQVDLGTPYLPQRLLGSVARRQASVLAELDSLFSL, from the exons ATGAGCAGGACGAAATGCACGATGAAAACAACTGTCTCATGTGAGGACCTTGATCAGAAGAATCCTTCACATGATTGTGGGTGGAGACAAAGACAGTGGCATAGTGCAGAGTCTCTGATGAACCAGACTAGCACCCTAAGGTGGGTGGAGAGACCGCAGGGACTGGGACTGGCAGGATCGGAGAAGTATGACGGTGAGGAAGAAgaaaagggggaagaggagggtgaCCAATCCTCAGACTGTGACAGCTTGTTCTCTGTGGACTCCCTGTCCTCAGTCTATGCTATAGCCCTGGCAGAGCAGCTGAAGCAGGAGAAGGCTATCCAGAGCGAAGGAGAGAGTGAAGACAGTCAGATGTCGAAGGACTCACTGGCTAtggagagcagagggaagcatATTGCAGCAAGGCCTGCACAGAGACGGACTGTGGTAGTACCCAGTCACTCTGTGGTGAGGGGTTGTCTCAATCCCTTGATTGGAAAAACTATAAACATGGCGTCGGAGATTCAGCCAACTGAAGAGGGAAGGGAAGACATTGGGAAACCTAATGAAATGCCAGCAGAGGCTTCCTGGAGCCATCATGGCGGTCCTAAAACCCGAGTCAATAAAGAAACCGGCGCAACAAGGGAATCACTGTACCAGAATCAGCCAGCAACAGAACCCAGGTGTAGGGACCCTGTATCAAAGCTGAGTGAAGAGCTTGGGCATGTCCACACCATGTTGACCAGCAGCCCTTGCTCTCTGAGCAGCTGTAGTGTGGGGGAACCAGAGAGTTTGCTCGTGCATACAGATGCATGGTCCTACACTGATGCAGCAGATAGTCCTAGGATCCTTAGGGACTCTGCCGTGTTGAGGAGGAGGATGGTATTTAGTCATGGTGCGTTGGACAGCAACAGTAGTCCCAGCCCCATCAGTGTGGATCTGTCTGACTGTCAGTGTGGATTTAGATCCACTGGATCCTATAGCGCTGCATCTACCGACAGCACAGAGTGCGAACATGTTCCAGTAGAGGAACAAAGACTTGGGGTTTCAACTGATTCTTTGAATTTCCCTGATTCTCAGCTTCTCCAAATGTCACCGCTACGTTTGATGATGCCATTGAATCACGAGGCGGTGTGTTGTAAGGGCTATTTTGAACGTCAGTTAGTCAGTTCAGAAGGTTTGCTGAAGGGATCTATTAATGATCCAGGTTTACACCAAATTCAAAGTAGAGATGCCTCAGCAGAGCTTCCTTCACATAGATCTGCATGTGCTCCAACCATTGACTATAAGATTCAATGCACCCCATCAACATCAACATTGGAGGCTGACATTTTTCATGGGCCTCCGATGCAGCAGGTCACATTATCTTCAGAAGTGATGTTTGTGGGAGTAGCAGACCTAACAAACTACACCGATACTAGTTTGTCTACCTACAGTCATCTGTCAAAAGCCAGTCTGTTAACTTACCCTAAAACTGAAGGTGAGATGTTGAATGAGACACCTGCCATCCAAAGTGCCCCAAATAATTATTCTGGAGATAATGAACTATGCAATTTAGATGGAGACATGGAAGAAGTCAGAGAAGAGGAGTTTTGCGAAGCAAGCAATACCAAAGACATATCACTTGAAAGTGAGTTTGAAATTCTGCAAAAGCTTGAAACCAAAGTCACTGAGCAGGACTGTGTGTTGCCAGAGCAGGACTGTGTGTTGCCAGAGCAGGACTGTGTGTTGCCAGAGCAGGACTGTGTGTTGCCAGAGAATGACTGTGTGTTGCCAGAGCAGGACTGTGTGTTGCCAGAGCAGGACTGTGTGTTGCCAGAGCAGGACTGTGTGTTGCCAGAGCAGGAGTTTTTCAAAGTGTCTTGTAAAAATTCCATAAAGAAGAAGAAAGGCCTGCAGGACAGTTTCATTGGCAGCTTGAAAATTCCAAAGAGGAGCAACGGAGGGGACTTCGTAGCGTTGTCTACTGTAACAGTCAAGAACAGCCAGGAAGTTATTTCACCAGATGACAACAATAACACCAGTGAATTAAAAGATAAACAAACTTCCTCTGCAGTTGATTCATTTAAACTAAATCTGAGCTGCAATGAAGGTCACTTCAAACGAGATACCTTGGCTTTAGTAGCAATGTCAGTGTCTGTGCACATATCCCATGAAAATCTCTCTCCATGTGGCCATAAAACCATTGACACAGGTGGCCATAAAGAGTCTCCTTTTGGAGAGAAGGCCGTTAttgaaaagagaagagaagtagaACAAGTTGAAGAAAGAGAATTTCAAGTGCAGGGTGAAAAGCTAAACTCAGAAAGCAagagaagagaagtagagaaTGTTAGATTGGGACATCACCATGGCGATAGTAACTGTAGTACATCAGACCACCGAATCTCAGAGGTGATGAAGGAGGATATGAGGATGTCATTTATAGATGGGGGTGGAGACAACAGTAACAGTGAACTGGACAGTCAAAGTAGTCAAATCCTTAATGCCTTGCCAACAAGTAATCCTAACAAATGCGATTCACCAAAAGGTCTACAAGCAGTGAAGGATCATCAAATAGCTGATGATCCACTGGTAATCATTAAGCCAGGCTCTTGTTCAACATCAGAAAAGTCTTGTATCGATTCTGAGATTCTAAAAATGGACAACACGACAGACATGGAAAACGTGAGCCACGGAAAGGTTCTTAGACTCTCTACTTCCATCAAATTAAATTCTATGAATCAACTAAGTTTGATAAGTAAAGAGAATGATCCAGACCATAGGACAAAGATCTCCTCGGAGTCCCAGTTAAGTAAAAGCTTTCAAGAGAACATGAGAGAAGTGCAACTGAAAAATGGAATAACTGATGTTGATGCAAGGGAATACAAGGGTCAGGAtgcttctggctgttctgtcATTACACCGAATGCAAGTGTCAATTCTGGTGCAGCATCTTTAACCGTTAAAAGCCATGAGATCCAATTAAGTCTGGCATTGAACAACCGAGGGAAACCCGAATACATCAACAAGCCTGTACTGCTGCCAATGGGATGTTCTTCAATGTCTACTTCCACTTCCACTGCACCCAAAGAATTCTTACTTTCTCCAGGGAAAGTGTTTGAAAGGGATGTCCCTTTTTCGCATATGGAGAACATAAAGAAACAAACAGGTCCTGAGAAGTATCATCCTCATCGTGCTTGTCTTAGTAATAACGATAAACAAACTGTCAGCCGGGCCGCTTCACCTGAGCAAAACCTGAAATCTAGTGCTCTACAACCTCTCCAGAACTGCCCAGGAACAGTGTCCTCAGTGACTACGCCACCCAATATGGCCTTTGCACATGCAAGGGACCTCATAATGGATTCAGAATATGAGGTTCAAGGCGAAAGCAAGAACCAATGCAAATTGACCTCAACGGGTGCAAGTGGACAACTTTACTTAAATGATTGTCATCGGCATGCAGCTGTAGATTCACTCTCTGATAAAATCGGGACTCAATGTACACCAGAAAACATTGAGAAGCaccaccacagtcaaccactCTCAAATAATTTCTGTGAATCACAGAAGCTACAGGAGAAAGGCAGAAAAAATCACATTGAGGTCAGAAATGAGCTCCAAAAAGACCCTCCCCATGCAACAAATCTGAGTCAGGAACTACCACAGTCAAAGTGCTCACTGAGTCAGGAACTACCACAGTCAAAATGCTCACTGAGTCAGGAACTACCACAGTCAAAATGCTCACTGAGTCAGGAACTACCACAGTCAAAGTGCTCACTGAGTCAGGAACTACCACAGTCAAAATGCTCACTGAGTCAGGAACTACCACAGTCAAAATGCTCACTGAGTCAGGAAATACCACAGTCAAAATGCTCATCTGAAACTCAGGTAGACAAATTTCATAAGACTTGTGTGACCATCGATCCTGATCCTAAAAATAAACATCCCAGTGTAAAACACAAAACATGTCATGTTGAAAAATGGCTGAAGAGCAACTTTGCCTCTGACAATACCAAAGATTGCCAAATGGCTAAAAATGAAGAAGGGTCAAGGACTGATGGACCTCTGGCAAAATCTCCTGGAACCTTGTTTGATGTACCAAGTAAAATAAATAGTATTGGATCTTCTCCATCCCAAATAACACATGGAAGTAGTGATGCTAATGTGAAGATATTGGGTGACATTTGCAGAGATATCATGTCCAGAGAGGGAAATACCAAAACATCtaattgcaggcaatctcatcAGTTCTGTGGCAGTAGTGTTGTTCATTACAAGAAGGGAAAGTCCAAGAGGTTCAGAAGGTCCAAAGCCCAGGCACCTCCTTGCTCATCCTCTGACTCCACACTCAAGTCTCCCTCAGATGAAGAAGAGAAAATCCCTCCCAGGTTGGATCAAAACAGGTCTTCATCAACAAGAATGAACTCAGGAACTCAAACTAATGGAAAATTAGAGGAGATGATTCAATGCAATGGTGGAGAAATTTCTCTAGTGAAAAGACAATCACCACAGTCAAAAGACAATCACACTATGGAAGCTTGTACTGACCAGACCCCATATAAATATGATGATAAAGCTGGAGTTGGCATCAGTTTGCGTCAGAAAGAACACAGTCCCAATGGACAATCACCACATATAGAGAAAATAACAAATCGGGAGAAAATCATGTCTTCCAGTATCAAAGAAACTGAGATGTCACACTACACACCAAAGACTCAAGATTTTCCAATGCATTTTGCCTCCAGCGACATCAATCCCTTTGCTCACCAATGGCAAGAAGAAGAGGCAAACCAAAGCTGCTACAAGAACCAGGTGTTTGGACGTGCCGCTGACATTTCTTGTAAATCACCGCTGCTGGATTCCACTACCAAACATATCACGAGATGCTGCAGTGTCGACAATGGTTTAAACATGCAGAACTCTCCTTTCAACTCCCACCTGAGCACTTACGCCAACAACAAGGGACTCTCCAGCACCCTGAGCAGCATGGAGGAAGATTTCAAAGATCAAACGTCCCTCAAAGCCCATCTGAAAGAACGTACTAACCAAGTCTCCGGTGTTGACGATCACAATCAACAAGTGACTCTGACCATGAGCTGTAACTCATCTTCTTGCTACAATGTATCTGGAGATCTTGGTAACAGCACTGGCCAGGTGGATGAGATCATGTTGGTTTATGACCCTTCAGAGCGGGCGTTTCAGGGTAACGGGTTTCAGAGGTCTGAAACAAACACCAGATGTGACCAGAGCACCCAGACAACCTTCACTCAAGAAACCACGACTCAGACAACGATCAACCATGGTGATCTACAGAGGAGAAACAACCGTCACAGAAAGAGCAGCACTCAGGTACCAGTGTTGCAGAAGACCACAGAGCCCTGTAGAGAGACCACCACATGGGTCAGCCTTCAGAACATGTCTGAGCATCTTTCACAGCTGATAGTAAACACGTCTGATCTTCTGGGGAATGTTCAGGGTATGAGGTCTGGCGAAAGCCTCAAACATAGCCTGATAAGAAATGTTAAATCTTCATCTCATCTGTACTCCTCCACAGATTGGATGAAGAGAGACTGCTCAACCAAAACTGCAGTAGATATTGGGATCCAGACCGAAAGGACTTTAACACCCGTTCAAGACAAAATGTCTATCCACCAAACTCTGTCCACAGAGAGGTCCAAAGCCCATGAAGTTAATGTGATAGTCAAAGTGATTGGCTCAGAAGTTCTCACTGTGTCACAAGACAAAGGGCTTCCCCTTCAACATCAACTCAAGAAAAACCTGGATGATAATATTCAGAACATGCCTGACCTGCGACTCAATTGCTCCACTGTTAACCAAAGATCTATCTTGGAACCAGAGAGTCTCCCACACAAAGTCCCTTCCCTGGAGACTGTCCAACGCCACAATCATTCAAATCCTGCCATTCGTCATAGAAGCAATGAGGACTCCTCCAAAAGCTTGGGAGTATCTGAAGTCTGCCATAATTTGTCAGAAATACTCAGACCAGAAAGCCATAATATCTTGAGAAGGAGTGACCCGGGAATAGGCTATAGAAAACAAGTGAGCTTCACAGACCGTGCATGCTCACCCATTCTCACTGTGGGTCCCAGGGCTGGTTCCAACCAGAGCAGAATAAAGTATTTACAGAGTCTCAAAGAAGAACAGAAGTTTGAGACACAAAATAGAAGTAAACACCACATTTCGGACCAGTCAACACCTTGTTTAAGTTACAGCGGACACAACACATGCATGTCTTTCATAAAGAATGATAAGATATCAGGACATGACTCCCTTCATCTGTGTGACAAGCCGGGTGATAACTCCACCACAAAATCAATGGGATTGATATTCCTCGAGAATGTGAGTGCCCTCAGCCATTCAAGACCAAAAGGGTCTGATGGATGCTCAGAAAGTCTTAGTTCGTCCGTCGACAATTACATCCACAATGAAACCAGCGTTGTCATCCAGGACGAAGAAAAGGAAATGAGCGTATGGCACAAAACCAGCCAACGTCCAATATGGTCCCTTCCTTCTGTTCTAAGCAGTAACAGAGTCGCTATGCAGAACCACACCTCTCTCGTCTTTAGTCAGACTGGTGAGTCCAAACACGAGGAGAAATCCTTCTCTACTTTTGGAGATCAACTAAGCTACAGAAGACATTCAATAGATTACCACAACAGTAGATCATCAGAGCGTCCTGTGGAGCACTTCACTGGTGCTTATAAACATTCCCCTATCAGTGACAGCACCATCCATGTTCAGGAGGATGACATGGTGTCGTTGGGCCCAAGCGAGTGCAACACAGACGTTCTAGTGAACACCAACCCAGTCACCCACACTCCCAACTTCCAACACTCCCCACATCAGCTAGATCACCAGCGGCTCCCTGAGGACCTACCTGTGCACAACAAGTTCACCAACTGGTCTGGTATCAGTCAGCATCCCTTTGAGATAGGACAGACTAATAGTTTAATGAAACCAGCCGTGTATCTACCTACTGGTCATGAAGCACAGAGGAACCAGCCAGAGTGGGCTGAGCTGGAGAGCCAGGAGTCAGAGTCCAGCTTGAGTCCAGAGCCCATGTTCCATAAGGACAAGAAgacaagagagatagagaggctaCGTAAAGAGCGCGAGCAGGTCATGGCTACGGTCCAACTGAACATGAACCCTCATCATCTGACCTTGGAGCTGACTGAAGCCAAGCTGCACTACGGTCTGGGAGAGATGGACACATTGTTAAAGATGCTGACATCTGGTGGAACCAAGGAGGAGGAACTGTCCCCTGTCCCTACCAAACAGCAGCTCTATGACCA GCACCGGAGGAGCATTGAGAGTTTGAGAAAGGACAGGGAAGCTCAGCTTCAGACCTGCCGTAGGACTCGCAGCCCCAGCAAGCACCACTTCACAAGATCCCCTCCTCAAAAAGACCCCAGAGTTTCAGCCCTGCCCAGTCGCTGCAGAGGCTACCTTCAACAGCTCCGTCAGGAGGTAGTGACGAGCAGGAT GATCCCAGATCCACCCAGAGGAGAGAGTGAATATCCCCCTGAGATAGAGCATCTTCTGCGTGACTACGGCCGTGCCCGTGAGGAGGCCATGACAGAGATATCCCGTGCACGGGAACGGCTCCGCGAGAGGACAGAGCAGGAGAAAAGACGGCTCCAGCAACAGACTCAGTCTCAGATGGTCAAT GATGACTCGCGGTATTGGAAAAGAGTCAGCAGCAGTACACTGTGCACTGGGTCGAGTCTGAGCCTATCCTCTGGACCAACCTCTGGCTACAACAGTGGCAACACAGCTCAGCTGAGGGACGGCAGTAGACCCCCACTGACACAGGAG GTCACTGAGGTCCTGGGTGATGGGCTGAAGGTCAGGTCTCGCCCTCCCATCTGTGGTTCTCAGAGTGTGAAGACCCAGCGTGCCTGGCTCTCTGCCCAGG